GGCAATGTCGCCGTCTACACCATCGAAAAGGTCACCGAACTCGGCGGCCGGGTCATCGCCTGCTCGGATTCCGGCGGCTATGTCGTCGATGAGGCCGGGATTGATCTCGCCCTCCTCAAGGAGATCAAGGAGGTCAAGCGCGGCCGCATCGCGGACTATGCCAAGGCGCGCGGCCGTGGCGCGAAGTTCGTGCCCGAAGGACGAATCTGGGACGTTCCCGCCGAGGTCGCGATGCCGTCGGCGACGCAGAACGAACTCAACGGCCAGGATGCACACACGCTCCTGAAGAACGGACTGATCGCGGTGGGCGAAGGCGCCAACATGCCGTCCACGCCGGAAGCGGTGCGTGCGTTCCTCGACGCCGGAATTCTGTTCGCGCCGGGCAAGGCCGCGAACGCCGGCGGCGTCGCGACCAGTGCGCTGGAAATGCAGCAGAACGCCTCGCGCGATTCATGGACCTTCGAGGCCACCGAGAAGCGCCTCGAAACCATCATGCACAACATCCACGACCGTTGCGCCGAGATGGCCGACACTTATGGCGCGCCCGGCAATTACGTGCTCGGCGCCAATGTCGCGGGCTTCATCCGAGTCGCGGAAGCGATGCGCGCCCTCGGCATCGTGTGAGTTAGCCTGAATGCGCGAACAAAAGCCCGGCAGAGATGCCGGGCTTTTTCATGTATGCGTTGCAACCCGTCAGAACCGGTAGTTCAGACCGCCACGGACGATATTGAACCCAAGGCGCGAAATGCTCGCTGTGTAGGATGCGGGCGTTTGGCCGTTACCGTTGAGCGCCGTGCCGACAACGCTGCTGCCGCCGAGATCGACGTACAAATATTCAGCCTTCACGGTCAGGTTCTGAGCGAACGCATATTCAAACCCCGCGCCCGCCGTCCAGCCGGTACGTACCCCCGACGCCGATCCGACAAAGCAAGTCTGGTTTGTCGGGCAACTCACGCCGAACCCGCCGCCGGTGACGTTCAAACCCGCATGGAACATGGACGTAGCTTCTTTCACTTCACCATAAGCGAGGCCGCCCGTGCCGTAGACGAGGAGACGGTCTGTCGGCAGGAAACCGATGCGGCCCCGGACCGTGCCGAACCAGTCGACTTTCTGGCTGGTGGTAAATGCCGCCGCGCCATATCCGACCCGGCCGGCGGACGCATCCGAACCCTTGATTGCGGAGGCATCGATATCGGCCTCAAGGCCCGCCACCCACCGCCGGTCGAACTGCCAGTTGTAGCCGGCCTGCAAACCACCGAGAGCGCCGGAATTATTCCACGAGCCTGTCGGGTACGTCGCCCCGGCTCCGGAAATGACGGTCTGGTTCGGCGCGTAGGCCACCGAAGGGTCTTCCCAGCCATATCCCGCATTCAACCCGATATAAAATCCGCTCCAGTTATACGCGGCAGAAAGCGCGGCGGCTTTCGTATACGGCCGCCCTGCAATGTCGGCGCCATGCGCGGCCGTCGCCGCCAGCACCGCGACAGCCGCGATCAAAAACTTCTGCATCGAATGTCCCGCCCCTTTGAGAAACCGAAAGGGCGATGAGCCGCCCTCGCATGACCGAGATGGCGCGCAACCACATGCCCCTTGCCATGCCGCCGTCGATCATTGTGGAATGCGCCCGCGCCGTCCTTGCGTATCGCGCAAAGGCTTTGCGCCGAATGCAATAGCCAAACCACCGAATCCGAGGCGAACTGTTCCCATGCCAAGATTTCATTTTACATCGGATCAGCTTCCCTCCGCCCTTCCGGCCCGCATCCGCGCCAGACTATGGGCGGACTCCATGGATGCGATCGGCTCGTCGTTCGAAATGGGGATCGTCACCAGCCGGAAGTTTCACGGCGAGGTGTCCGTCCTGCAACTCGGCCGCATTCAGGTCGGCGCGGCCAATACCATCGCGGACGGCGCGGTGACCGTGCTGCGTTCCGAAGCAAAGCTGCGTCAGGATGGCGACGACCGCATCATGATCGTCATCAACCACGGCGAGACGCCGATGAGCGTTCGCCAGTTCAACCGCAAGGTCGATCTGAAACGCGGCGAGATGACCGTGCTGGCGATGGATCTTCCCAGCGAATGTGCGACGCCGCACAGCGGCCACTCGAACGTGATCCTGTTGCCGCGCGAAGTTCTTGATCAACCCGGACGGATGCTTGAACTACTGGCAGCGACGCGCCTGAAAACCAATCCCGCGGCGCAGCGGCTGCTGGCTCAAACCATTCAGGAGCTGTTGCATGCGAAGGACGATCTCGGCGAACCGCTGGACGTGGCTTCGGGCGATTATATCGCCCATCTCGCAGCGGCCATCCTGCAAGCGCGCGGATCGCAGCCTGCAAAACCGCAAGCCAA
The nucleotide sequence above comes from [Pseudomonas] carboxydohydrogena. Encoded proteins:
- a CDS encoding outer membrane protein — encoded protein: MQKFLIAAVAVLAATAAHGADIAGRPYTKAAALSAAYNWSGFYIGLNAGYGWEDPSVAYAPNQTVISGAGATYPTGSWNNSGALGGLQAGYNWQFDRRWVAGLEADIDASAIKGSDASAGRVGYGAAAFTTSQKVDWFGTVRGRIGFLPTDRLLVYGTGGLAYGEVKEATSMFHAGLNVTGGGFGVSCPTNQTCFVGSASGVRTGWTAGAGFEYAFAQNLTVKAEYLYVDLGGSSVVGTALNGNGQTPASYTASISRLGFNIVRGGLNYRF
- a CDS encoding AraC family transcriptional regulator; translated protein: MPRFHFTSDQLPSALPARIRARLWADSMDAIGSSFEMGIVTSRKFHGEVSVLQLGRIQVGAANTIADGAVTVLRSEAKLRQDGDDRIMIVINHGETPMSVRQFNRKVDLKRGEMTVLAMDLPSECATPHSGHSNVILLPREVLDQPGRMLELLAATRLKTNPAAQRLLAQTIQELLHAKDDLGEPLDVASGDYIAHLAAAILQARGSQPAKPQAKKPDTRVADIRKQIARHYRILDLTAEDVGGRLGMSARSVQHALSKHGSTFSEELMAMRLEAAFGMLRNGATGPIADIAFKCGFSDLSTFYRAFRARYGKPPNAARAAKS